The Pseudodesulfovibrio sediminis genome includes the window AGCGCCTTGCGCGGGGTCAGTCTGGGGGCGTCTTTTGCGGTCATAATACCGCCCCTTTGTTGGGGTGGTTCCGTAGCGCGTCTACAGTAGTAGGGGCGTGAGGGTGGGGCGTGTGTGCCATGGGGCATCTCCTTGAGTTGTGACTAAGACATCTTGCGAAATGCAAAATGCCGGGTGGTTAGTCACAGCTCAAGGAACTGTTGGCTTATTCCCCCGAAGGGTATTGTATTAGGCCACCACCCGGCATAATAAATTATGCACTTTTGCCCCCTCCGTCGGGCGCAAAAAAACCACTACTCACGGGTGTGGCTGCCGCCTTGAATGGTGTGACTAAACACCGTTAAGGCAGTAGGCCATACCATGCAGGGCTGTGTCAAGTAGCTATTCCCAGTTAATACCCTTAGTAGGAATACCGAGATGTTCGTGTATAAACTTTCGTTTTCCAATAGTGCCGTCTTTGCAGCGAATATAGGTATTAACCCATCGCAAGGATTTATACCTGGACCCTTCATCTGTCTTAAACCAAAAATAAGGATGCTTGTGCTCTGAGATCATTACCCTTGTTAAGGTCCCCTTTTGGGAGTCGAATTCAATGTCCATACTTCCTTCCCAGGCACATTTTGCAAATCTCGAAAGCAAATCCTTGTCACGTTTTTCTCTAAGCTGTTGAACATTTGGATGGATACTAAAAGGGAGTTCCAGGACTTCTTTAAATAGCGCATCCATTTTGTATTTTTTGCCACCGTCTACTTTGACCATGGTCGTTATTCTCGACACGCGAAAGGTGCGTTCTGCATTTTTCAAATGACAATGTCCCATGAAATAAAATGTGCCGAATCTATTC containing:
- a CDS encoding WYL domain-containing protein; amino-acid sequence: MTWIIVCVIVVVLFIWLGKRTKGKDENPPSHATITTTSDDFDEVDTPHFLAAPQYDKPIPIWTGSQEFEFSYLNSDGSSRTRRQVTVKSIEQNRFGTFYFMGHCHLKNAERTFRVSRITTMVKVDGGKKYKMDALFKEVLELPFSIHPNVQQLREKRDKDLLSRFAKCAWEGSMDIEFDSQKGTLTRVMISEHKHPYFWFKTDEGSRYKSLRWVNTYIRCKDGTIGKRKFIHEHLGIPTKGINWE